The Myxococcales bacterium nucleotide sequence GGCGGTCCCGCCGTGATCCTCGCCAAGCTCGAGAGCTACCGCGACACCGCGTGCGCCTGCGTCGAGCCGGCCTGCGTCCAGGGCGTCGAGCGCGAGATGCGCAACTGGCTCCTGCGCGAGGGGCCCGCGCTGAGCCTGACGCCCTCCACGCCCGCCCAGCAGGCCGCCGCCGACAAGACCATGGCCGCCATGGAGACGTGCGTGCAGAAGATCCTCCATCCCACCGGCCAGCCCTGAGAACGGGGCGTAGGGGATCGGGATCGGCCTGCGGGATCGGGATCCGGATCGGCGTCGGGATCGCGATCGCGATCGGGGGCGGGATCCGGGATCGGGAGTCGGATCGGAGTCGGGATCCGGATCCGGATCGGAGTCGGGATCCGGATCGGGATCGGGATCCGGATCGGGATCGGGATCGGATCCGGATCGGGTCAGGATCGGATCCAGGATCGGGATCGGATCCGGATCGGTCAGGATCGGGATCAGGATCCAGGGATCGGGATCGGATCGGATCGGAGTCGGGATCGGGATCCGGGATCGGAGTCAGGATCCGGGATCGGGATCCGGGATCGGAGTCGGGATCCGGGATCGGAGTCGGGATCCGGGATCCGGGATCGGGATCCGGGATCGGAGTCGGGATCGGAGTCTGAATCGGAGTCTGAATCGGAGTACGGGATCTGGATCGGCCGCCAAATCCCGCTCGCACGATCACCGTCCGGGGCCACGCTCCGGGCCGTTTCGGGTGGGGGCCCCGGCGAATGCCGGGGGAGGGGCTTTGCGAAAGCCCCTCTGAAAATTACGAGAAAGCCCTCCTATCAAATCACGTCGCAGAACTCGATGCGGCGCGGGACCTTGTAGGGGGCGAGGTTGCGCGCGCAGTGGTCGATGATCTCTTCGGGCAGGCAGCGCGACTTGGACACGACGCGCGCGATGACCATGGCGCCGACCAGCGGGTCGTCGATCACCAGCGCCTGAGCCTGCTTGACCTTGGGGAACGACTCGAGGCAGCCCTCGACCTCGCCGAGCGCGACGCGCTTGCCCTCGACCTTGACGACGTCGTCCTCGCGCCCGGTCAAGAACAGGCGGCCGGTCTTGTCGAGCTTGCCGCGATCGCCCGAGCGGAACCAGCCCTGCTTGTCGATGGCGCCGATGCCGGGCCGGCTCGGCGTCTTGCCGACCTCGTGGTCGTAGGGGCCCAGCGCGTGCGGCGACAGCGCCTTGGACCGGACCCAGACCAGGCCCTCCTTGCCGACGACCGGCTTGCCGTCGGTGCCGCTGATCCGCACGTCGACCCCGGTCAGGGTCTTGCCGACCGACGCCGGCGTCTTGCCGGTGGCGTCGAGGGCGATGGTCGAGGCCTCGGTCGAGTGGTAGCAGGACAGGAGCTTGATGCCGTACTTGGCGGCGAAGTCCTCGGCGACGAGCGGATCGAGGCGGGAGCCGGCCGCGAGGAAGCGCGGGTTGTCGACCTCGAGCTTCTTGGCGGTCGGTTGCCGGCACAGGTCGGCGTAGATCTGCGGGGTGCCGGGGAGCACGTCGATCTTGTGCTCGCGGATGAGCTTGCCGATGCGGCGCGCCGACAGCTCCTCCTCAAGGTACATCGTCGCGCCCAGCCGCAGCGTCGGCAAGAGGCCCAGGTCCCACCCGTACGCGTGGAACAGCGGCACCGCGACCAGCATGCGGCTGTCGGTGTCGAGCGACAGCGCGGCGATCGCCTGGTCGACCGAGGCCTGGGTGTTCTTCTCGGTGCGCAGCACCGCCTTGGGGTCACCCAGCGAGTCGGAGGTGAACAGGATCGCCAGCGGCTCGACGCTGAGGTCGAGCTGGTTGTGCTTGTAGACGCTGCAGGTGAGCAGCGTGCCCTGGAGGCGGCGGCGGACCTCGGCGCCGGCCTCGGGGTTGGCCGACACGCCGCCGGCGGCGCTGGCGGCGCCGATCGCACCACCGCCCGGCGCCGGCGGCACGGTCGTGCGCGCGCTCCGGGGCCGGGGTGACGACGCCGCGGGCTGCGTGGGCGGCGGCGGCGTGGTCTGCCCGCTGGCGCTGATCGCGCCCTCGGAGCCGCGCGGCCGGGTCACCAGCGCGCGCAGGGGCGCTGCGGTCAACATCAGCTCGAGCTCGCGGGCGCCGGTGGTGGGATCGATCGGGACGATCGCCGCGCCCAGCTTGGACAGCGCCAGCGCCAGGACGACGAAGTCGGGCACGTTGCCGAGCATCAGCCCGACCCACGCGCCGTCCTTGATGCCCATCGCCT carries:
- a CDS encoding acyl--CoA ligase yields the protein MPLLYDWLSKAAKAQGSQKKALVYRDNYLSWRGLLERVDRRAQEFKAMGIKDGAWVGLMLGNVPDFVVLALALSKLGAAIVPIDPTTGARELELMLTAAPLRALVTRPRGSEGAISASGQTTPPPPTQPAASSPRPRSARTTVPPAPGGGAIGAASAAGGVSANPEAGAEVRRRLQGTLLTCSVYKHNQLDLSVEPLAILFTSDSLGDPKAVLRTEKNTQASVDQAIAALSLDTDSRMLVAVPLFHAYGWDLGLLPTLRLGATMYLEEELSARRIGKLIREHKIDVLPGTPQIYADLCRQPTAKKLEVDNPRFLAAGSRLDPLVAEDFAAKYGIKLLSCYHSTEASTIALDATGKTPASVGKTLTGVDVRISGTDGKPVVGKEGLVWVRSKALSPHALGPYDHEVGKTPSRPGIGAIDKQGWFRSGDRGKLDKTGRLFLTGREDDVVKVEGKRVALGEVEGCLESFPKVKQAQALVIDDPLVGAMVIARVVSKSRCLPEEIIDHCARNLAPYKVPRRIEFCDVI